In Gambusia affinis linkage group LG20, SWU_Gaff_1.0, whole genome shotgun sequence, the genomic window GGCAGTGTGTTTCTTGATCAGTGAGAAGCTTTTTCGTATCAGATCACACGGGAGTAACAGAGGATCCTGTTCAGATAATCATTAATTTATCAGCTGAGACCAAGGTGTCCGGTGTCGCTACGACTCCTAGCCAAATAGATGAGCAGCAGGTGAAAGAGGGCAACAATAGCTATGCTCAGCTTTCTAAGAAAGAGCCTGTTGAGCAGAACACTGTGTACACAATAGGAGCATATTGTTATTTGTACTTTTGAACTGAGCGACATGGAAAACAATTAAACACAGAGCTGCAACAGTAGTGGTATTTAAAGACAAAGtctttttaaaccatttatttgTTATGTTCAATGTATTAAGCAATTCAGCTTAAAATAGTCAAACACTTCTGACTCCACTTTCATTAGAAGCCAGTAGTTCAGAAAGTGGAGCCCAGAGTTTCAATGATAtagatcatttttgtttgtattgtcCTTATTATTAGTCTATTGCTTATACAGACACTTGAGCAAAAATGACAAGCATGACCAACcagcaaacctttttttttactttaatgctACATTATTTGGCAACctaataaaggaaaaaaaaagaaaaaaatagagctAGCTCAGCTATCTGCACTTTTTCTACACACATGATAACATTTCCACAACAGCAGCAAACTGCtacaatttgtcacattttaaattatctgATTTAGATagcataaaatcaaacattttgggATCAcgattatttttaatgcatattaccaaaggagaaaagaaagaaaaataatacagtttACCACTCGTTTTTCTGTATCATTAACACAGGTTAGTGTTAATAATACACCACAATTTCCTGCTACACAAAATTAGGAAAGCACCGGTTATTAATTGAgaatttacagaaaacagaaggaaaaaaaataaaaccattaatgGATctaattttcctgttttattttttgtgtttttttaaacatacgTTAACACCAACTGTGCAACACAGCAACCCGCGGCAGAAAGCTGGGAAATTAACAGTATGCAACTCCCATATGAATCCCTGATTCAAAAGGGATTGTTAGTGataataatatttctgttaatatCTCTGTTAATTGTGTTAATAATTTAATGAGTACAAACTAACATGAGACCATGACTGTACACATTCTTTATCTGCAGGTGCTTTGGACTTTTGCTCatagcattttgtgtttactgtaTTGTTGTAAAAATGGCTGATAAACTAGATTCTGTTCAGTCTGATCTGGACATAAAAAGTTTCAATATATTCTATTTTGAAGATTTCTGTCATTACAAATGATGTTAACTCAATTTCCAGAAAGAAACATGAAGTCATTGAAATTTCTATTATAATTCTGAGTCACTGTTTGCCTTTCATTGTCATTTGATTGTCATAACAGGGTTAAAGAAAGAAGCGGCTTTAACTGAATGTTGACAGCCATCTTAACGGTGTATTGTGGTTCCTGCAGGGCCATCCCTCCAGTCTCCGTGGTGCTATGGCTGACTCAAGCTGGTGGAAGCTGACCTTCTCACGCAAGAAGAAATCTGAACCTAAGGTTTTGTATGAAATCCCAGCAGAGCACGGAAGCAACAATGAGAACAAAGACCAAGCAGGCATCTCTTCAGACGATATGGACAGCCAGTTCAATGCAAGGCTGGAGAAGATTGTGGATAAATCTGCCACCAAAGGCCGCCACGTCAAAGTGTCCCACTCCGGTCGcttcaaagagaaaaagaaagtccGATCCACGCTGGCAGAAAACCCAAGCCTGTTTGCAGAGCACAACCTCAGTAgtgaaaatcataaaaacaagacGGACAAATAGCAAAATACATCTACGTGATCATAAAAGTGTCATAAATCACTCAGACAAGGGCTATTGCCACACTGTACCGCATACAAGTGgcaacagtaaataaaacaaacaagtggTATCTTGAAACAGACGTTAATATATTCATAAACTGAATAATGGACCggttctggaaacatttctctcattattgtaaatgttgaatTCTAACATCAAATGTCCAAATGTTCTCaagcattttttatgtttgcactggtgtttctttaaataagagCTGAAATGAAGTAGCTTAAGCTTAACCTCCTTTGTCTTGTGTAgcaattatgtatttttatgatttaaatagGACCTTTTATGAAAAGACACAGTGCATTTGCttgaattttatgaaaaaacatgcaaaacttgattaaaatacaaaatgtcagaaaaattattaaatgttcacAGTAGCCCCGGAAGTTATTTAGATGGTATTACCTATTGTTTTCTAagtaaatatatgaaataagtaataaaaactcCGAGAAAAGGATTTATCACCTTGTGAAGGGCGTTTTATAAATTTTTACTGTGCTGGAAAAATAATTGCTtagtatgttttttattaatcaaatgcAAGTTTATAAATTTTGTAAATGACCGTTGTAAAGATTTTTGGGGTAACATTAAattataacttaaaataaattgtttcaacatttttatcaaattttatttcacatacaCTAACAAAACACTAGAAAACATTATTTGCATTGGTATTTATTGGTAATAGAAAACAACAGTCACATTTTCTTATAAGGAACAAACTGAATAATTAAACACGTTGTATAACTTATAGCAatgtttcagagaaaatgtcattaaaatggTTTTTTCCTTCTTATTCTGAGTCAGAAAATTTATGAGATATCAGAGAGATGTGTACTAAATCTCCATGTTGTGCCTTTGACCTCATCTCTAAATACAAAGAGTTCCATATACGCCATGGATGCTTTTCACAGCACAGCCAGGTGGTACGAGAAGTTAGAAAAGtaagtggttttaaaaatgcaatgagccctgttttaaaaatagatttggtttttactaaaacagaaggtaaataaatataaagcagtTGAATTTAAGTCTTTGCTTGTCATTTGTGTTGACAGTGTGAATGATGCAGAAAAGTACCAGTTGCATCAAATggaccatttttaaataaaagccattATTATTACTCATTtagtgttgttttctttatcagaGGAGGatagaaactaaaatattacagCTGGAACCAAAATTGACTTGCTGCTCCTGTTTAAGGGGCGgcttaaagaaaaatgaaaaatttactcaagattgatttgaaatgtttttatgcttttaagtTTCTCAGAGGACTATTAGATGCTCTATGGTAGAATAAGAATTTGGTTAGGGATCAAAAGACAGTCCGGACTTATTCTAGTGAATTGTTAGCGATAGGGCAATGTCAACTGGGCTTTCAGTGGTTGAGTTAAATCTAGACTTCAGCCTCATTGTCTTGATTATTTGTCTGTTggtaaaatatagaaaataatacACTGATTGTAGGTAGATTACAGTTTAACGTGTGCCAAATAAGacacaaattaaactttgtgGCTCAATGCTGACCACCACAATTTTCCTGTTTAAGTGCTAGCTAGACCTAGCAAACTACCCACAGATACATgctaataaaacttaaaaaaacaaattgtaataTAAAACAACAGTTGTgattgtttgttcattttaattgatttttttcccctcacaacCGGAGTGGGACAATAAATAGAATAGGCTAAAAAATAATCTCCATTGGTTACTTTTGCACACTTGCTACCATTAGTCAAGTAGCACAGTGACGTACTGCAGGAAGTGAAAAAGtaatagtttaaaacattttcagtctctACATAATCCCCTTTCAAAAGATACTAATTAACACTAGCAAGTTTTCACTGCTAGAAAaagaaagttagaaaataaGAGCTTTAAgatccagtgcttaactggctCAGAGTGTTGATTTAATCTATGAAATTAATACCAccataataaacattttcaggtgCAATTTTATATCTCAACAAACATATGAAAAGCTAAAGAAACAGCTTTGTGGTAGAGATACCTTTTGCTGAAATTATTTATGTCAATCTTGATTAAAGTAAGACAATTTCATTGTACTTGAGGTCCTTCCTATGCAAGAGGTGTCTTTCTGGATGCAAGATCATTAATATATTCAGGAGGAAACACTCTGATGGTTGCTGCTGTTAGCAAGCTGATCTTGGTGAGATCACTGTGTCATGTTATAAAGCAGTTTGCTGTTTCCCCCTCAGCAGTAGCTGGTAGGTTTCGTTGACCTGGTGATGGTAAGCAGACACTAGTAACTCACACTCAGCTCTTGACCGCCGCTTTTCATTTAATAATGCAGCTCCGCTAAAGCTACTTCATAAGCTAAATGTGGATCTAAATGGACATTTGAGCATTTTGTGCAGGAGAGTTCTTATCTTTTCTCAGATGCATGGGTATtactctttttcttcctttaataATGATtctactgccacctgctggtcgAACACACTCAGGCTTTTgttcaaaattaaactttattacaGTTTCAAATTTAACAATGAAAGGCTTTCAAGTAGTACAAGACAGCATTAGCACTTTTAATCTCAATGTTAAAAGGCAAATATAATCTGCAACAATTACTTTATTCCTCACTTTAATAGGCTGCATGTGAAcgctattttattttaaagacaggtcacattttttaatcatCTCTGTTTGTAGGCTTTTTAACTGgattaataaatgtttgaccatttaaaaacaacacgaTTATGGATCTGGAAAGCCATTGTAAACTCCCATTTTAGAAATGATCTTCTCTAGTATTACcaagaaaacatcaaactgaaatCAGAACTCtacttcaaacagttttctctctttataaaatattattctaGACATAAATTACTACATTAGCTACATAACCTTGAGTATTCACGCCACTTAAActtcttcatattttgtcacattatatcTAGAAActctaatgtattttatttggggaTGGACAAAACACAACCTACCCagtaattgtgaaatggaacaaaaaacatcttttttttttttaaatattttatttttcaaattgaaGTCTAAAATgttggtgtgcatttgtatttactcctttaaataaaacatccagagCAAAATGAATCTCATCTTGCATAGCAGTTCAGCGAAGGCTTCACTGGTCAGAGAAACATGAAGATGCTCTGCTCCAATAAGGCCAAAATTAAACTTAATGGCCTACAATCAAAGCTTTATGTGGTGCAAAACTTACACATCACCATAAATACACCATGGCAACTCTGAAAAAAGGATGGTGGGTATGGTTATCTTCACCAGGGACCGAAAAGATATGCACAAgacatttctaaaatttttacttgaaaagtaaacatttacttCACGATATGTTGGGTTTCTCTATCACATAAAGGCCTAAAGAATTCCACCAAACATTTAACAGGAGACAATGTGAAAGATATggaggggtgtgaatactttagcaaaAGCCCGTAAACTGAATTTGCACTTGAAAGACCACTGTGCTCTTTTTAAGATGTGaagacaacaaacaaacaaccagcTGTGACTCGTTTGTGTCTGAGGAGGCAAGCTTTCCTTGTTTCTatttaaagccaaaataaaacGTGAACTTTCGTGTCACAGTCAGGTCGCAGGTTCAGATGGTTCAAGTCAAAGAATCTACAGGCACAGTCGACACAGATTTAACAAACATCAAATGGTTTTCCTCCAGTACCTTCAGATGTTGGCTACTTTTTAAGTTCGTGGTGTTCTGGATGGAACATCTGTGGAGGTGGATCTTATGGAGAAAGTCGCTGGTACACCCAGCCTCCCTCGGCTTCATGCTGGAACTCCCCCCGTTTCTCTCCGTCCTTCACCTTGGTGAAAACAATGCGGTCATGGAGTCTGTTGGTCTGACCCTGCCAGAACTCAATCGAGTGAGGCTTGACCATGTAGCCGCCCCTGAAAGATCACAAGACGCAGTTGGAGTGTGATGGGGAAACACCGAGGAGATCATGCTGATATGCTTCTTGTGGACAGTTCAAACATTTGCAAAGTTACTTTTTATGAATAGCACCTTGCAAACAGATCAGCACACTTtgaagttttccacattttgtcacattacaaccacaaacttcagtatCGCTTTGATAGACCTGCACAAAACAACACATAGTGCTGAAATGGAAGGAAGATAATATTTTGTAGTaccacttttattatttttattgcactaattggaacatttaattttacttgtttgTATAATAAGAATAAGGAATCTGATAAAACTTTCCTTCCAAGCAGCCAAACTGTCTTGTGATATTTTGAAAGCATTTTAATTGTTAGTCTTCCAAGTTaccttttcatttaatttgaataacaTGTTCAAAATTTAGTTTTAGTAAATGAAACTggtgtaataaaaacaaaaataaagtttttttctgtacatAAACAACCAATGAGGCTTTTTATGGCCTGACTGGacaatgtacattttatttgtactaAGGTCTATGAACAATAAGTATGCTGCAGGTTGTATCACAGTACATGCTGTTGGTTGATGTATAGAAAGATATTATAAAAATGGTggacattttttagttttgatgcatttaatggatagaaaaaaacaattctaacttttcagttttcaacCTGCTGTTCAAATGGAAGAAATGTCCAATGCACGAATTAATTGCCGCATTTAGATAATTAActttgttaattattttcattatttggaaataatcataaaaatatattctcacCAGTAATCTGGCATTGGTACTTCTGTGTCCTTGTACTTTTCCTCCAGTTCAGCATTTTTCTGcctcaaatactgaaaaacataCTCAAGATCAGcctacaaatgttttataaacatgtaTGAGCTAAAACACAGAGCGGCTCTGTCATCTCTTACATCTCTGTTAGGGACTGGAGTACTCTGTCGGCTCACAACGGCCCCGATCTGACTGCTCTTCGGCCGGGAGTGGAAATAATCACAGGAGTTCTGGTAGGGGATCCTCTCCACTGAGCCCTCAATACGAATCtttgaattaaaattacaataaactgACCATCAGTGGTGGAAAAAGTGGGAAACAGAGAGAGTTATTTTATAGTGCCTCTTACCTGTCTGTTAAGTGGTTCCCAGTAAAAAACCAGGCATGCGTATGGATTGCTCTCCTGCCAACAAAAAGTCAGTCGGATTCAGaaaaaatgcacattaaatcaacattaaatgattattataaaacctagaaaaaaagtttattattagttcacaacattattattaaattgcaCAGCATTTAAAGCAATACCCTGCATTCATGACGCaggaaaataagtttttttgtaagttttgtcTTCATATGACAGACTGGCGCTGTACTGAAATacgtgaaaaataaaattttgaatgGCCTGAATCAAAACTGGAAAAAGCATGCTAGAATTAGATTAGCACGTTAGCAAACTGCTCAGCAAGAAAACATTATTAGAAGGAGAAAGACGTGAGTTTACGGaagagaaatacattttgagtCGATTCGAGCTTAATTCAATTTTTGGATTTATAAGGATTAACAACACAGTTACACACCAACTCATTGCCTTTTCTGCTCTCGTAGTTTGTGAAGAAGCGGAAACCTTCATGGCTGTAACCTTTCAGGAGGACCATACGCGCAGATGGACGTCCATCCCTGGTCAGACAGAGGTGATGAGACACAATTACAGAAGGTATTAGTCTTTAAAGTTTCAAAGTCGCTGGGAGATGGTAGGGTTACCTACTTGGAGGCTGTGGCGATGCACATAGCATTGGCCTCTCCGACTTCAGGGCACTTTGTTGCTTCATCAAACCAGTTTCCAAACTCCTTGATGGGGTCCAAAGATCCAAGTTGACTCTCCTCAAAGCACTgcataaaaaatatcttgtttaggcagctcaaaaaaagaaaaaaacaaggaagcaattttagaaaatgtcacacacacagagaaatcGAGTGGTGAGCAATTTCTAGTTTGATCAGGCCTGACTGGAGAACAGCCAGtgagaaactcaaaaatccaaTTCTTTTCTCAGTCAGCAAAGGAACCATATGTAAGCTCTACAGGTTATGCAGACAACACACTTTGTTGTGGACCTTGTTACTGAGATAACTCAAGCTTAGCCATTAGTAGTACCACAGGCCTTCAGAGCTGAAGTCATAAAAAGTACAAAGATTCTGGAGAATGCACAAATGTAGTCGTTTGCTAATAAAAGATATTAaagacagtttaaaatattgaaccatgctgctattatttttaaaatatttgtaaaccTTGGTTCAAAGGAAGCCCCTCTTTCACAAAAACAGTGTAAAGTGGAAGcaattttagaaagaaaacagatattttcttATTACAGATGGACCAAGCAGAATATAGTGTCTGACTACCTTCATTTCATGAGTGGTATGACTATTTATACCACAGGTTTTCAATCCTAGTCCTCAGAACACATTGTCcggcatgttttaggtgttttcgAGCTTCCACACACCTTATCTAAATAAATGGTTTTGAAGCACTTATTTTGATGAGGCAATGGACTCATTCGATTCCGATGTGCTGGAGCAGAGACAAATTTAAAGCATGAAGGTCACAAGGTCCTGAGGATAAGGATTGAAAACCACTGATTTATAATTTGCTCCAATGTGCTTTACAGACACCAGTCTCTTATTGTTACCTTAAAGCAAAGGCCAAATTATTTTAGAGCTGAAGGTCTGACATGTATTTTGCAATGCTGACAGTCCCTGGATGTAAGAGAATGTGGTAAGAACTCCAAAACACTCTCAAATCCAGCAAATCTCTGAAAGACAGGTTTAAcagtaataaagaaaaaaacacatcaattcGTTGCGCAGCATTTGGACTTTCTTATAACCGTttaagtcttgctctctctctggtactctaaaaataaaccagacaTCTGAAAAAAACACTAGCGATGGATGACATGTAGGTACTTAAACACAACTGGTTCCACCGGCAGGAACATGTCAAGTCAGACCTTATGTTAGCCTATCACCTACAGTTAAACCCCCCCCAAAATGCTTAAGTTTGTAAGAAGAATGTGGAACAAGGTTATGAATGCTTTGCAAGAATCTTTCATTTGCTTACAGTTGAACAAACATAATGTCTGCAggatcaacatttgttttaacagTACATGCATCACGCAAACCAAATTggttattttcacagtttagGGTCAACCAAAAGAGTCACTCTCTTCTTATGGCTGACCTATTTGAGATTTGCTTTTTCATTAACCCTTAGATGGCTGGGCATAGGTCAAAGTCTAAAGCATGCAGGGAGCTTTACGAATTGAGGCATACAATCCTTGCAAGTATACTTGTTTTCAGCTTTCTCACTACAGATTTAGCACTATGCAAAATAGTTACTTTGTGACCTTGCACCTCCAGACTGTGACTCCTGTCTTGATTTGCTCAACACAATACACAATGTTTCTGCTTAGAATGCCACTCACCTCTTCAACCCCTCTATATTTCTTCCTCATATTGCTCAGATCCATGGTGCTGCCGTCACTTATCGTTTTGCTGCAAAAATTTAGTTCAAAAGCGCCCCGTTCCCCAACAGATAGGCTAATCCGAGAGGGGTAATTTCTACCAAACAGGCTAAAATCTCTTAATAAACTCACACTGAGTATGCGCCTCATGCTTGTCAAAACTACTCTGACGTAACCTTTACGTAAAGGATTATGCAAACGTGCAACTTTTGTGCTAAGACAACATTcgttttttgtaaaataatgtggatatttttttaaaacaatatgtcTTCAGTCCTAATTTAAGCaggacataaataaaatgtggtttaaatgcataaaataaacagaagaaaaaaaacacacacgtCAATACGTTGCGAGGCGTTCAAATGACATGAGTTTTCTTGTTTGCCAAGGTCTGTTGACAAAAATACATTGATTAAtggtttgaaaagaaaaaaatagaattaaaagGATAAATTAGTCTGAAACCTCTACTCTCAACTCTACAACTCATTCATTAaagtaatgcaaaaaaagacattgtaaTCCTTTTTGTATGCtttttttgattgaaaaaaaccCTTTTCATTATAATACTCAAAGcacttaagaaaataaattattaagctacttttattttatataaaacactTATGCAAGCTAACGTTTATAAGCATCAAAAGAATGTGAACAGAATTTGTTTATGAAAAGCTGACAGTTTCAGAAGAAATTCAGCAAAATTTCTTCggaattgtttttaatttttttattcgaaacataaaaattatgtttcgAATGTAGTTTGGGTTATTATTAGTTGCAATTCTATGTTTATGGTCCGGGTTGAGTTTTAACTAGTTCTAGCTAGTCAGAGCTTTATTGGTgaagattttatatttactgaCGTGGAATTGAATGCAACATTTCTTCCTTTGTCGCAGTCTAAAAACGTATTTCCTGTTGAAGATGTCGGCGACCTTGTGTATGAAGTTGCAACAAAACCAGGGTAAAACaccttaaatcttttttaaaaaacagacttAACTcgttaaaatgttagaaatgtatttttactgcGTACATTGGTGTCTGTTGTTATTAGTGTCTGCCACCTTTTAGTTAAACGGTGGCAGATTTGCAGCGTGGCTAGTCGATGCTAACTTTGCATCGCCGGTGTTGTGGTAGATTTCTAACCAGCTCTGTGGCTTTCAGGGTGGCTGCCTCTGATTCAGAGTGTCCGGCACGGGTCCAAAGCTGTGACCCGTCATAAAAAACCCCTTCATATTCTCAAACAGAAGCTCCTTGCCGTCACACGGTACATTCCTCCAGCTAGGACCATTCCCCCGGGGGCTTATCCGTCCGAAAAAAAGCACGTCCAGGAGGTGAGACCCCGACGGCAGCTGCAACTGAAGAGACCTACTTTTAATGAAATTAGAGAAGTTTATTTCTAAACTGTCATTAGGCATGTTGGAGAATATTCTTTACGACAGTATGCCAATTTTCTTTAAGACCTGGATGGAATCCCTTTTCCATTCACTAAATTTCTGTCTAGAATTAAAGAGGATGTTTTTGGTACATGTGGTGCTATGCTACAATTCTTTAATGGACCAAATCCTGATAGTTCAAGTAGGGGTCTTAGAAGCACCATTACTCTACGTGAAGTGGAGGCCGCTGAAAGGATATGTTCCAATAAGTTCATCAGAATGTGTCTACAGAGGATTAGACACATTTATACTCTGTATTTGAGCAAAAGTAAAGGATAGTTGTCTGATTCTTGTCTCTGACCGACTGATGGATAGAATCTTtgaatttattcctttttttatgACCCaaacttttgcagttttttctgctaaatttcttttctttgcttcctTCAGGATAATGAGCTTGTTTTACTCCTGAAGAAGAATTTGGAGAAAGTGTTTGAGGAGTGCAAAATGATCGCTGTGGTCCAGACAAACGCCTGCAGTGCTGACGACATGCTGATTCTCAGACACAGACTTTACAAACACGGCATCAAAATTAGCTCTTTCCCCAACCAGGTAACCAGGATTCCTCTTAGTCACTGTGAGTGGTGCGTCATAGATTCGTTTTGATACTGTGGATTGATTAAAACAGCGTTAAGGAGTTTAACCTCTCGCTGTGATGTTTAAAGTCGATACTTTCAGCAGTTTTGATACTATCTGTATCAAATAACTTGCAGCACATTTTTGCCCTTTTACACAGTCATTCggacaaaaataaagcaaaagtaCCATGCAtacctcagaaaaaaaactgtaaatatgtttctttcAGGATGATTCACCTTTACGAGTTggaatgttttgacttttttcagctttcttctttcttttttttttccttcaggtaATGCGGCCGTTCCTGAGTAACTCAGTTTATagcaacatggctcctctgtttaTCGGTCCCACCGTTCTCTTCGTGAGCAAAGAGCCGAAGGTGAAAGAGATGATGTCTGCTCTCAGGGTTAGCCCACAGATGGTACTCTTAGGtatgttttataaatgcttCCAAAAAACTGCTCTGCTGTATGAACATCCACAATAGGATACGTTCTGACAAGAAATAGGAAAAATGGCCTCTTCCTAAAAGGCCTTTCTGTCTATTGAAATTGTATTATgatcaaaaatgtttagtttttatgggACAATTGAAATTACATATTTAGATTAAATGCTATTAAAATACATGTTTAGATCAGTCAGCAAAATTGTTTCTATTTGCTGaatgccagaataatgagagaaagaaacgTTTTTAGGTATTATTTTTTGCCAAGTCATGTCATCAATCTGAAATaagagaaatgttttgactttttttcagctttttttcttttttctttcaggtaaTGCGGTTGTTCCTGAGTAACTCAGGAACTAATTAGTAAATttcatagacttttttttttgtgaatcaaGCTTCACTGTTGGTCTTAGAGGAGCGCTAACTACAAACGACAACATCTGATTCTGTAGCGGAGTCTAtcgttttttaattttgcaccTTGTTATATAAACACTAAAATTTTGAAAGTTTACCAGTTTAAATTTCATCTTCTCATCTCTCCGCAGGCGCCTGCATAGACAACACACTGCTGAGTGCACAGGGCGTGGTCAGCTACTCCAAGCTGCCGTCGCTGACCGTCGTCCAGGGCGAGATGGTCAGCGGGCTGACTATGCTGACGTCCCGCACAGCCTTCATGCTGCAGCGCCACCCGGCTCATCTCTCCGCCCTGCTGGAACAGTACATCAAACAGCAGAGCCTGGACGATGGTGCCGAGGCAGCGCCTAAAGCAGAGGAAGCCTCATAGATCTTCAGAGAAACACCTCTGGACTTTTGCCTTGCAGATTTACGTCTAGTTAGAACGAGGATGGGCTGAAACGGCCGCTGTTTGGTACCGGACTTTGGGGTAGCAGTGCTGTTGGAGTTGAGACGCGGCTGTGTGAATGGCTTCAGCGTCATGGTGGACTTTTTGAAGGACAGTGCTTCAAATATGTTAATTTAGCTCTTAATTTTACGGTGTTTGTATGTAAATAAAAGGCATATGctcaaaatcaaaatttgtttaaatttagcTTTGTAATATTACTTATGTACCATATTCCTAATCCCAAAAGGTGTGAATTAGCAggattatttctaaatattactATTTCATAATATGCATCACAGATGCTTTCCACCAGATGgagatttaatgtaaaatataatttaaacaatCTGCTTCCACCAAAGTAAACACTGAATTTAATCTGCAGATTATAGTACAGTAATCTGGGTCAGTATGGTTAATAGTGTCTGGTCTTTTTATGTAGTATATAATTATTAACTAACACCCAATGGTTAAAAAGatatacaggaaaaaaaaaaattttatgaactgactgaagtaaaataatcatGACTTCTTCGTGTCTGTGGAGGCTCTTGAAACTCTTAAGCCAGCTGTAGTCCAGTGCTTGTGAATCTTCCCTGACTCTTG contains:
- the prr15lb gene encoding proline-rich protein 15-like protein B, yielding MADSSWWKLTFSRKKKSEPKVLYEIPAEHGSNNENKDQAGISSDDMDSQFNARLEKIVDKSATKGRHVKVSHSGRFKEKKKVRSTLAENPSLFAEHNLSSENHKNKTDK
- the pnpo gene encoding pyridoxine-5'-phosphate oxidase; protein product: MRRILSVSLLRDFSLFGRNYPSRISLSVGERGAFELNFCSKTISDGSTMDLSNMRKKYRGVEECFEESQLGSLDPIKEFGNWFDEATKCPEVGEANAMCIATASKDGRPSARMVLLKGYSHEGFRFFTNYESRKGNELESNPYACLVFYWEPLNRQIRIEGSVERIPYQNSCDYFHSRPKSSQIGAVVSRQSTPVPNRDYLRQKNAELEEKYKDTEVPMPDYWGGYMVKPHSIEFWQGQTNRLHDRIVFTKVKDGEKRGEFQHEAEGGWVYQRLSP
- the mrpl10 gene encoding 39S ribosomal protein L10, mitochondrial, whose translation is MSATLCMKLQQNQGWLPLIQSVRHGSKAVTRHKKPLHILKQKLLAVTRYIPPARTIPPGAYPSEKKHVQEDNELVLLLKKNLEKVFEECKMIAVVQTNACSADDMLILRHRLYKHGIKISSFPNQVMRPFLSNSVYSNMAPLFIGPTVLFVSKEPKVKEMMSALRVSPQMVLLGACIDNTLLSAQGVVSYSKLPSLTVVQGEMVSGLTMLTSRTAFMLQRHPAHLSALLEQYIKQQSLDDGAEAAPKAEEAS